The following proteins come from a genomic window of Pseudomonas sp. WJP1:
- a CDS encoding YciI family protein yields MLYAIIATDVANSLEARLAARPAHLERLQVLKGEGRIVLAGPHPAVDSNDPGAAGFTGSLIVAEFDSLSAAQAWADADPYIAAGVYANVLVKPFKQVLP; encoded by the coding sequence ATGCTTTACGCAATCATTGCCACAGACGTCGCCAACTCCCTGGAAGCCCGCCTGGCCGCACGGCCTGCACACCTGGAGCGCCTGCAAGTGCTCAAGGGCGAAGGCCGCATCGTATTGGCCGGCCCGCATCCGGCGGTCGACAGCAATGATCCGGGGGCAGCGGGTTTCACCGGCAGCCTGATCGTCGCCGAATTCGACTCCCTGAGCGCCGCACAGGCCTGGGCCGATGCCGATCCGTACATCGCCGCAGGCGTCTACGCCAACGTCTTGGTCAAGCCTTTCAAGCAAGTACTGCCGTAA